The Thermodesulfobacteriota bacterium genomic sequence TTTGCCGCATTCATGCTGAAACCGGTGGTGAACATTTCCGGTAGAATAATGAGATCGGTCTTTTCGCTGATGCGAAGAATTTTTTCATCAAATAAAGCAAGATTGTCGTTAATATCTTCCCAGACAGGTTTTGTTTGAATCAATGTGATCTTTAAATCTCGCATAATATTTCGGCAGCCTTTGCTAACGTTTCGTCCTTTTTGGCAAAACAAAATCGCAGAACATTAAAGTCATCCCCCTGGTGATAAAAAGCAGACGGAGGAATAGAAGCCACTTTTGATTCAACCGTCAGGCGGTTGGCAAAATCGAGATCACTTTCTTTAGAAATGATGGAATAATCAAGCAGCTGAAAATAGGTCCCCTGGCAGGGCAGTGCTTTAAATCGTGATTTATTTATATGAGATAGAAATTTATCTCTTTTTTTCTGATAAAATTCGGAAAGATCCAGATACACATCTTTGTTTTGCATGAATTCGGCAAATGCATATTGAATGGGTGTGTTTGATGCGAATGTCAAGAACTGGTGAATTTTTTGAAATTCTTGGGAAAGCGGCTCGGGCGCCAGCGAATATCCGATCTTCCATCCGGTGGAATGATAGGTTTTTCCAAATGAACTTATTACAAAGCTCCTTTCTGCAAGCTCAGGATATCTTAGCATGCTTTGATGGATCAGACCATCAAAAATAATATGTTCATAAACCTCATCACTGATAATAAAAAGGTTTGTATGAGTAACAATATCTTTTAACGCCGATATATCTGCTGCCGACAATACCGTTCCGGTGGGATTGTGCGGCGAATTCAAAATTAATAGCCTTGTTTTTTCTGAAATGGTATGGGCAACTTCATTCCAGTCTATGTGGTAGTCGGGAAATTTTAGCTTAAGGTAAACCGGAATACCGCCACTTAATGTAATCGCAGGAGCGTACGAGTCATAGACAGGTTCAAAGAGAATGACTTCATCACCTTTTTTGACCACAGCGGTAATCGCGGCAAACAGTGCTTCAGTTGCGCCTGAAGTTATGGTGATTTCGGTGTCAGGGTTATAGGCGGCATGATACATTTCATGGGTTTTCTTTGAAATTCTTTCGCGGAGCTTTAGGACACCCTGCATGG encodes the following:
- a CDS encoding methionine aminotransferase; the encoded protein is MEIESKLPDVGLTIFSQMTKLANDHGAINLSQGFPDFDVDTRLIELVNKYMHSGNNQYAPMQGVLKLRERISKKTHEMYHAAYNPDTEITITSGATEALFAAITAVVKKGDEVILFEPVYDSYAPAITLSGGIPVYLKLKFPDYHIDWNEVAHTISEKTRLLILNSPHNPTGTVLSAADISALKDIVTHTNLFIISDEVYEHIIFDGLIHQSMLRYPELAERSFVISSFGKTYHSTGWKIGYSLAPEPLSQEFQKIHQFLTFASNTPIQYAFAEFMQNKDVYLDLSEFYQKKRDKFLSHINKSRFKALPCQGTYFQLLDYSIISKESDLDFANRLTVESKVASIPPSAFYHQGDDFNVLRFCFAKKDETLAKAAEILCEI